Part of the Pedobacter roseus genome is shown below.
TACCGCAATCCACTGGGCACAGATCCGGCTTACGTCATCCGCATTGCGGAATTATACCTGATCCGTTCAGAAGCGAGGGCACAACAAGGGAACCTGATTGGTGCAAACAGCGCACAAACAGATTTGAATTCGGTGCGTAGTCGAGCAGGCCTTGGTGTAACTACTGCGGTTACTTTAATTGAGATTTTATTGGCACTTGAAAAAGAACGTCAGGTAGAGTTTCCTTTCGAAGCCGACCGCTGGTTTAACCTGGTGCGTACAGACCGTGCGCAAACTGTGCTGGCCCTACCTGATAAACACCTTTATCTTTTCCCGATTCCTTATAACGAAACATTGGTTGATCCACAATTGGCAGGAGCAAACCGTAACCCTGGTTATTAAAAATATTGATCATGAAAAAACTAAGCATTTTTCTTTTGGCCCTAACCGCATTCGGTTATTCGGCCTTTGCCCAATCATCGCCCATTACCGTAAAAAAATCTAATACCAGGCATGGACCCGAAAAAGGGAGTCTATTGATCATCGGTGGTAATGTGGGTTCGCAACGCGATATCTGGGAAAAGTTTACCGAACTGGCCGGAGGTAAAGATAAAGCCGTACTGGTGGTGGTTACTACCGCATCTGGCGATTCGGCGGCTTATGATAAAAAAGGGGTTGAAGAGGTAAAACGTCAAACAGGAATTAAAAACGTAACCCTTTTCCATACCAGCGATTTTAAGGAAGCCAACAGCGAGAAATTTATTGCCCCGTTAAAAAATGCAACCGCAGTTTACTTTGAAGGTGGCCGCCAGTGGCGCATCGCCGATTCTTACCTCAACACCCTTACCCATCAGGCTTTTATTGATGTGTTGAACAGGGGAGGTGTAATTGCAGGCAGTTCGGCCGGGGCAAGTATTATTGGTTCTTTTCTGTGGAGAGGTGATACCAAAGGCGCACAGATCTTAGTCGGCGACCATACACAGGGCTTGGGTTTTCTTAAAAATTCTGCCATTGATCAGCATTTATTGGTGCGTAACCGCCAGTTCGATCTGGTCGATTTTATCCGTAAGGCACCAGATTTAATCGGTATTGGCTTAAATGAAGCTACAGCCGTTCTGGTACAGCGCGATACCCTTCAGGTGCTCGGACATTCTTTTGTAGCCATTTACGATTACAACACCATTATAAACAGTGGCGAAAAACACGTGGTAAACGACCGGGAAGATTTTACGGCTTCAAACGGACCGTTTTTCTTCCTCAGTGCAGGTCAGAAATACGATTTGGCCAAAAGACAAGTCATTAAGGAGCCACGCAAACCGGGCAAGGCAGATGACGATCAATAACCTTAAAAAATAAAGCAATGAGTAATACGAA
Proteins encoded:
- a CDS encoding cyanophycinase; translated protein: MKKLSIFLLALTAFGYSAFAQSSPITVKKSNTRHGPEKGSLLIIGGNVGSQRDIWEKFTELAGGKDKAVLVVVTTASGDSAAYDKKGVEEVKRQTGIKNVTLFHTSDFKEANSEKFIAPLKNATAVYFEGGRQWRIADSYLNTLTHQAFIDVLNRGGVIAGSSAGASIIGSFLWRGDTKGAQILVGDHTQGLGFLKNSAIDQHLLVRNRQFDLVDFIRKAPDLIGIGLNEATAVLVQRDTLQVLGHSFVAIYDYNTIINSGEKHVVNDREDFTASNGPFFFLSAGQKYDLAKRQVIKEPRKPGKADDDQ